In one window of Oryza sativa Japonica Group chromosome 9, ASM3414082v1 DNA:
- the LOC4346556 gene encoding dimethylnonatriene synthase, which translates to MELQSSWATFFAVVLATVVFLLRAVLLRRRRAYKLPPGPKPWPIIGNLNLISSLPHRSIHEISKRHGPIVQLWFGSCPVVVGSSVEMAKLFLQTNDAVFADRPRTAAGKYTAYDCTDITWSPYGAYWRQARKMCAAELFSARRLESLEHIRHEEVRALLRELHGSGAAGNAVQLRDHLSMAALGVISRMVLGKKYVEKQPAGGGAAMTTPEEFKWMLEELFLMNGVLNIGDFIPWLDWLDLQGYIRRMKNVNRLIHRFLDRVLDEHDERRRLQGDGFVARDMVDILLQLADDPNLDVQLTRNGIKGITQDLVTGGADTSTVTVEWAMSEVLKNPAILAKATEELDTIVGVGRLVTEGDIPHLPYIHAIMKETMRMHPVVPLLVPRMSREDASVAGYDVPAGTRVLVNTWTIGRDPSVWDSPEQFRPERFVGSGIDVKGRDFELLPFSSGRRMCPGYNLGLKVIQLTLANLLHAFSWCLPDGVTAGELSMEEIFGLTMPRKIPLLAVVKPRLPDHLYAEP; encoded by the exons ATGGAACTACAATCATCATGGGCTACTTTCTTTGCCGTCGTGCTTGccaccgtcgtcttcctcctccgggccgttctgctccgccgccgccgagcttaCAAGCTGCCACCAGGACCAAAGCCATGGCCGATCATCGGCAACCTGAACCTCATCAGCTCGCTGCCGCACCGCTCCATCCACGAGATATCCAAGCGCCATGGCCCCATCGTGCAGCTCTGGTTCGGCTCCtgccccgtcgtcgtcggctcctCCGTCGAGATGGCCAAGCTCTTCCTCCAGACCAACGACGCGGTGTTCGCCGACCGCCCCAGGACCGCCGCCGGCAAGTACACCGCCTACGACTGCACCGACATCACCTGGTCGCCCTACGGCGCCTACTGGCGCCAGGCGCGCAAGATGTGCGCCGCCGAGCTCTTCAGCGCCAGGCGGCTCGAGTCGCTCGAGCACATCCGCCACGAGGAGGTGCGCGCGCTGCTGCGCGAGCTGCACGGCTCCGGCGCGGCGGGGAACGCCGTGCAGCTCAGAGACCACCTGTCAATGGCGGCGCTCGGCGTGATCTCGCGCATGGTGCTCGGAAAGAAGTACGTCGAGAAGCAGCCGgcaggaggcggagcggcgatgACGACGCCGGAGGAGTTCAAGTGGATGCTGGAGGAGCTGTTCCTGATGAACGGCGTGCTCAACATCGGCGACTTCATCCCATGGCTGGATTGGCTGGACCTGCAGGGGTACATCAGGAGGATGAAGAATGTGAACAGGTTGATACACCGGTTCCTGGACCGTGTCCTCGACGAGCACGACGAGCGACGGCGGCTACAGGGGGATGGCTTTGTGGCCAGGGACATGGTGGACATTCTCTTGCAGCTCGCCGATGACCCTAACCTCGACGTTCAGCTTACCAGGAATGGTATCAAGGGTATTACCCAG GACCTTGTCACTGGTGGTGCGGACACCAGTACGGTGACCGTGGAATGGGCCATGTCGGAGGTCCTGAAGAATCCGGCGATCCTCGCCAAGGCCACCGAGGAGCTAGACAccatcgtcggcgtcggccgctTGGTGACGGAGGGTGACATACCACACCTCCCCTACATCCACGCCATCATGAAGGAGACGATGCGTATGCACCCGGTGGTGCCGCTGCTGGTACCCCGGATGTCCCGTGAGGATGCCTCCGTCGCCGGCTACGACGTCCCCGCTGGCACGCGCGTGCTCGTCAACACGTGGACCATCGGCCGCGACCCGTCGGTGTGGGACTCGCCTGAGCAGTTCCGGCCGGAGCGGTTCGTGGGGAGCGGTATCGACGTCAAGGGGCGCGACTTCGAGCTGTTGCCGTTCAGCTCAGGCCGGAGGATGTGCCCCGGGTACAACCTCGGTCTCAAGGTCATCCAGCTCACCCTCGCCAACCTGCTGCACGCCTTCTCCTGGTGCCTCCCCGACGgcgtcaccgccggcgagctgAGCATGGAGGAGATCTTCGGGCTCACCATGCCACGGAAGATCcctctcctcgccgtcgtcaagcccaGGCTGCCAGACCATCTCTATGCCGAGCCTTAA